In one window of Pseudobdellovibrionaceae bacterium DNA:
- a CDS encoding sigma-54-dependent Fis family transcriptional regulator: MSTTSRAISDTSHPVEESLHVLVIDDDEDIRRLLRATLEREGFRVKEAESFDTMRSQINAYSFDAAIIDVYLNNEDGLEVMSYLIHEAPYTKVFIMTAQDTVSLAVDAMERGAASFLPKSMGPKKMVQTLKDRFFDSTLRAGPKTGSVKDMGLIGNGPSMRKTMTQIQQMKDADSTVLIMGESGTGKELIARALHKSSRRKGERFEAINCGAIPEALLESELFGHLRGAFTDAKTDKKGLFEICKEGTLVLDEIGDMPLSLQVKLLRVLQEREVRPLGSLSTVKVNTRVIASTHRDLAEEVRAGRFRQDLYFRLSVLQIYVPSLKERPEDIPMLVEHFVERYSERFGKRINQPSHEVMSRLTTYAWPGNIRELQNAIERAVVLTQDCDIHIDHLFCHARHDSEMNKDSGDAFLNSLPLCHSDAKKLFERSYLEQLLKESRGNISKAARLAGKHRVEIYRLIEKYNIDHHRFSETDTQSHH, encoded by the coding sequence GCCACCTTGGAGCGCGAAGGCTTTCGTGTAAAGGAAGCGGAATCTTTCGATACCATGCGCTCACAGATCAATGCCTATTCTTTCGATGCTGCCATCATTGATGTGTACCTCAATAATGAAGACGGTCTTGAAGTGATGTCTTATTTAATTCACGAAGCCCCTTACACCAAAGTGTTTATTATGACGGCCCAAGATACTGTGTCGTTAGCTGTAGACGCCATGGAACGTGGGGCTGCCAGTTTTTTGCCCAAGTCCATGGGGCCCAAAAAAATGGTGCAAACGTTGAAAGATAGATTTTTTGATAGCACCCTCCGCGCGGGCCCGAAAACGGGATCCGTTAAAGACATGGGCTTGATTGGCAATGGCCCTAGTATGCGCAAGACAATGACTCAGATTCAACAAATGAAAGACGCTGACTCCACAGTGCTTATCATGGGTGAGTCCGGCACGGGCAAGGAACTCATAGCTAGAGCCCTGCACAAATCCTCTCGTCGAAAGGGCGAACGCTTCGAAGCCATTAATTGTGGAGCCATTCCAGAAGCCCTTTTGGAATCTGAGCTATTTGGCCACTTGCGCGGAGCCTTTACCGATGCAAAGACAGACAAAAAGGGACTTTTCGAAATCTGCAAGGAAGGCACCCTGGTGTTAGATGAAATTGGCGACATGCCACTCTCCCTGCAAGTCAAACTTCTTCGTGTGCTGCAAGAGCGTGAGGTTCGACCATTGGGTTCACTGTCCACCGTTAAAGTGAACACTCGAGTCATTGCCTCTACTCATCGCGACCTAGCTGAAGAAGTAAGAGCGGGACGATTCCGACAGGATCTTTACTTTCGTTTATCTGTCTTGCAAATCTATGTGCCCTCATTGAAAGAGCGTCCTGAAGATATTCCCATGTTGGTTGAGCACTTTGTTGAACGATATTCTGAACGATTCGGCAAGAGAATTAACCAGCCCTCGCACGAGGTGATGTCTCGCCTTACGACTTACGCATGGCCGGGAAATATTCGAGAACTTCAGAATGCCATTGAGCGAGCTGTTGTACTGACCCAAGACTGTGACATTCATATCGATCACCTATTTTGCCATGCACGGCACGACTCAGAAATGAATAAAGATAGTGGCGATGCTTTTTTGAACAGTCTTCCACTCTGTCATTCTGACGCAAAAAAACTTTTTGAACGAAGCTATCTTGAGCAACTGCTTAAAGAATCCCGCGGAAACATTTCAAAGGCCGCCCGACTGGCAGGTAAACATCGGGTTGAGATTTATAGGCTCATTGAAAAATACAATATCGATCATCATCGATTTTCTGAGACAGACACTCAGTCCCATCACTAG